A single region of the Gorilla gorilla gorilla isolate KB3781 chromosome 1, NHGRI_mGorGor1-v2.1_pri, whole genome shotgun sequence genome encodes:
- the ZNF281 gene encoding zinc finger protein 281 produces the protein MKIGSGFLSGGGGTGSSGGSGSGGGGSGGGGGSSGRRAEMEPTFPQGMVMFNHRLPPVTSFTRPAGSAAPPPQCVLSSSTSAAPAAEPPPPPAPDMTFKKEPAASAAAFPSQRTSWGFLQSLVSIKQEKPADPEEQQSHHHHHHHHYGGLFAGAEERSPGLGGGEGGSHGVIQDLSILHQHVQQQPAQHHRDVLLSSSSRTDDHHGTEEPKQDTNVKKAKRPKPESQGIKAKRKPSASSKPSLVGDGEGAILSPSQKPHICDHCSAAFRSSYHLRRHVLIHTGERPFQCSQCSMGFIQKYLLQRHEKIHSREKPFGCDQCSMKFIQKYHMERHKRTHSGEKPYKCDTCQQYFSRTDRLLKHRRTCGEVIVKGAASVEPGSSNHNNMGNLAVLSQGNTSSSRRKTKSKSIAIENKEQKTGKTNESQISNNITMQSYSVEMPTVSSSGGIIGTGIDELQKRVPKLIFKKGSRKNTDKNYLNFVSPLPDIVGQKSLSGKPSGSLGIVSNNSVETIGLLQSTSGKQGQISSNYDDAMQFSKKRRYLPTASSNSAFSINVGHMVSQQSVIQSAGVSVLDNEAPLSLIDSSALNAEIKSCHDKSGIPDEVLQSILDQYSNKSESQKEDPFNIAEPRVDLHTSGEHSELVQEENLSPGTQTPSNDKASMLQEYSKYLQQAFEKSTNASFTLGHGFQFVSLSSPLHNHTLFPEKQIYTTSPLECGFGQSVTSVLPSSLPKPPFGMLFGSQPGLYLSALDATHQQLTPSQELDDLIDSQKNLETSSAFQSSSQKLTSQKEQKNLESSTGFQIPSQELASQIDPQKDIEPRTTYQIENFAQAFGSQFKSGSRVPMTFITNSNGEVDHRVRTSVSDFSGYTNMMSDVSEPCSTRVKTPTSQSYR, from the coding sequence ATGAAAATCGGCAGTGGGTTCCTGAGTGGCGGCGGAGGTACCGGCAGTAGCGGTGGTAGCGGCTCCGGCGGCGGTGgtagtggcggcggcggcggcagcagcggcaGGAGGGCAGAGATGGAACCCACCTTTCCCCAGGGTATGGTTATGTTCAACCACCGTCTTCCCCCGGTCACCAGCTTCACCCGGCCGGCGGGGTCGGCCGCCCCACCCCCGCAATGCGTGTTATCCTCCTCTACCTCCGCAGCCCCGGCCGCTGAGCCCCCCCCTCCGCCAGCCCCGGACATGACTTTCAAGAAGGAGCCGGCGGCGTCAGCCGCGGCCTTCCCCTCGCAGAGGACCTCCTGGGGGTTCTTGCAATCTTTGGTTAGCATCAAACAGGAGAAACCCGCGGATCCTGAGGAGCAGCagtcccaccaccaccatcaccaccaccactatggGGGGCTGTTCGCTGGAGCTGAAGAGAGGTCTCCAGGCCTAGGAGGCGGTGAAGGGGGGAGTCACGGCGTCATCCAGGACCTCAGTATTCTCCACCAGCATGTCCAGCAGCAACCAGCCCAGCACCACCGTGACGTATTACTCAGCAGCAGTAGCAGGACTGATGACCACCATGGCACTGAGGAGCCAAAGCAGGACACTAATGTCAAAAAGGCAAAAAGGCCAAAGCCAGAATCTCAGGGAATCAAAGCCAAGAGGAAGCCAAGTGCATCTTCCAAACCTTCTTTGGTTGGAGATGGAGAAGGTGCCATCCTCTCCCCAAGTCAGAAACCTCATATCTGTGATCACTGTAGTGCTGCTTTCCGAAGCTCCTATCACCTGCGGAGACATGTCCTCATTCATACAGGAGAAAGACCTTTCCAGTGCAGCCAGTGTAGTATGGGTTTCATTCAGAAATACCTACTACAGAGACATGAGAAAATTCATAGTAGAGAGAAGCCATTTGGATGTGATCAGTGCAGCATGAAGTTTATTCAGAAGTACCATATGGAGAGACACAAGAGGACACATAGTGGAGAAAAGCCATATAAGTGTGACACTTGCCAACAGTATTTTTCAAGGACTGATAGATTGTTGAAGCACAGGCGCACATGTGGTGAAGTCATAGTTAAAGGAGCCGCTAGTGTAGAACCTGGGTCATCAAACCATAACAATATGGGTAATCTGGCTGTGTTGTCTCAGGGAAATACAAGTTCttcaaggagaaaaacaaagtcaaaaagCATAGCTATTGAAAATAAGGAACAGAAGACCGGTAAAACAAATGAATcgcaaatttcaaataatataaccATGCAGAGTTACTCAGTAGAAATGCCTACCGTGTCTTCCAGTGGAGGCATAATTGGCACTGGAATAGATGAACTGCAGAAAAGGGTGCCAAAATTGATCTTTAAGAAAGGAAGCAGAAAGAATACAGATAAAAACTACCTTAACTTTGTGTCACCATTACCAGACATAGTAGGACAGAAATCCTTGTCTGGAAAACCAAGTGGCTCACTTGGCATAGTATCAAATAATAGTGTGGAGACCATTGGTCTTCTCCAAAGTACAAGTGGCAAACAAGGTCAGATAAGTAGTAATTATGATGATGCCATGcagttttcaaagaaaagaagatatttacCAACTGCCAGCAGCAACAGTGCCTTTTCTATAAACGTAGGACACATGGTCTCCCAACAGTCTGTCATTCAGTCTGCAGGTGTCAGTGTTTTGGACAATGAGGCACCATTGTCACTTATTGACTCCTCAGCTCTAAATGCTGAAATTAAATCTTGTCATGACAAGTCTGGAATTCCTGATGAGGTTTTACAAAGTATTTTGGATCAATACTCCAACAAATCAGAAAGCCAGAAAGAGGATCCTTTCAATATTGCAGAACCACGAGTGGATTTACACACCTCAGGAGAACACTCAGAATTGGTTCAAGAAGAAAATTTGAGCCCAGGCACCCAAACACCTTCAAATGATAAAGCAAGTATGTTGCAAGAATACTCCAAATACCTCCAACAGGCTTTTGAAAAATCCACTAATGCAAGTTTTACTCTTGGACACGGTTTCCAATTTGTCAGTTTGTCTTCACCTCTCCACAACCACACTTTgtttccagaaaaacaaatatacactACGTCTCCTTTGGAGTGTGGTTTCGGCCAATCTGTTACCTCAGTGTTGCCATCTTCATTGCCAAAGCCTCCTTTTGGGATGTTGTTTGGATCTCAGCCAGGTCTTTATTTGTCTGCTTTGGATGCTACACATCAGCAGTTGACACCTTCCCAGGAGCTGGATGATCTGATAGATTCTCAGAAGAACTTAGAGACTTCATCAGCCTTCCAGTCCTCATCTCAGAAATTGACTAGCCAGAAGGAACAGAAAAACTTAGAGTCTTCAACAGGCTTTCAGATTCCATCTCAGGAGTTAGCTAGCCAGATAGATCCTCAGAAAGACATAGAGCCTAGAACAACGTATCAGATTGAGAACTTTGCACAAGCGTTTGGTTCTCAGTTTAAGTCGGGCAGCAGGGTGCCAATGACCTTTATCACTAACTCTAATGGAGAAGTGGACCATAGAGTAAGGACTTCAGTGTCAGATTTCTCAGGGTATACAAATATGATGTCTGATGTAAGTGAGCCATGTAGTACAAGAGTAAAGACACCCACCAGCCAGAGTTACAGGTAA